The following proteins are encoded in a genomic region of Mahella australiensis 50-1 BON:
- a CDS encoding UxaA family hydrolase, with the protein MEHKFLIHDPKDSVGVAVADISAGETVKGVAMEDHSMVVEIKALNDVPLGHKIALKDFETGQPVIKYGVQIGLTRQPIAKGEHVHTHNIKSARW; encoded by the coding sequence ATGGAGCACAAATTTTTGATACATGACCCCAAAGACAGCGTAGGGGTTGCGGTAGCCGACATTTCGGCAGGAGAGACGGTAAAGGGCGTGGCCATGGAGGATCATAGCATGGTCGTGGAGATCAAGGCCTTAAACGATGTGCCGTTAGGCCACAAGATCGCTTTGAAGGACTTCGAAACGGGGCAGCCGGTCATAAAATACGGCGTGCAGATAGGGCTGACCAGGCAACCTATCGCTAAAGGCGAGCATGTTCATACACACAATATTAAGAGCGCGAGGTGGTAA
- the larA gene encoding nickel-dependent lactate racemase gives MRISLPYGEGTSDIDIPDICRTSVLYRPEAGAAADNAAEPVEDALNHPLGDVLESVVEQRASDLGKNVSELNAVIVVSDATRGVPNDAILKSIISRLETVGVRRDNMAILIACGKHRQPYEDEMARIVNPAIIKGIRVVAHEAGKSETTYVGTTSYGTEVHIDSNYVRADLRIITGMIEAHQLAGFSGGAKSVFIGLGSEQTISHNHSLLVRPSAKMGIFEGNPVREDIEEGFGFIGTDFMLNVVLDTQKLVLKAFAGTYSEAYKEGVRFAADASVVYFDEPADIAIVSCGGHPKDINMYQAQKALAHIDPMLKPGGVAVLLARCSDGVGEGLFMQWMHEASSPRDVLDRFQREGFILGAHKAFLLARSLDKFKTFLVSDLDEKTARDLFFIPSPTAQTAVDEAVEQCRNAGILNPSVIVVPQGIGILPKKY, from the coding sequence ATGAGGATTTCATTACCATATGGCGAAGGCACATCCGACATAGATATACCCGATATATGCCGCACGAGCGTACTGTACAGGCCCGAAGCCGGGGCGGCGGCAGACAATGCCGCCGAGCCCGTCGAAGATGCGCTGAATCATCCGCTTGGAGATGTTTTGGAGAGCGTCGTCGAGCAAAGGGCTTCAGACCTAGGCAAAAACGTGTCCGAGCTTAACGCGGTTATAGTAGTGAGCGATGCTACGCGCGGTGTGCCCAATGACGCCATATTAAAGTCGATTATAAGCCGCCTTGAAACCGTCGGCGTACGGCGCGACAACATGGCCATACTTATAGCTTGCGGCAAGCATAGGCAGCCGTATGAAGATGAGATGGCGCGCATCGTCAACCCTGCCATTATAAAAGGCATCAGGGTGGTGGCGCATGAAGCCGGGAAGTCGGAGACGACTTACGTCGGCACTACTTCATATGGAACGGAAGTACATATAGATAGCAATTATGTGAGGGCGGATCTGCGCATAATCACCGGCATGATAGAGGCCCATCAATTGGCCGGCTTCTCCGGCGGTGCTAAAAGCGTATTCATAGGGCTTGGCAGTGAGCAAACAATATCGCACAATCATTCCCTGCTGGTTCGACCGTCGGCCAAAATGGGCATCTTTGAAGGCAATCCGGTCAGGGAGGATATAGAAGAAGGCTTTGGCTTTATAGGTACGGATTTTATGTTAAACGTGGTGCTGGATACGCAAAAACTCGTGCTTAAGGCGTTCGCCGGCACATATTCGGAGGCGTATAAAGAAGGCGTGCGGTTTGCCGCCGACGCCTCGGTCGTTTACTTCGACGAACCGGCTGACATAGCGATAGTTTCATGCGGCGGGCATCCCAAGGATATAAATATGTATCAGGCGCAGAAGGCGTTGGCGCATATAGATCCAATGCTCAAACCCGGCGGCGTCGCCGTATTATTAGCGCGTTGCTCTGACGGCGTAGGAGAGGGGCTGTTCATGCAATGGATGCACGAAGCGTCATCGCCGCGCGACGTACTGGACCGCTTTCAAAGAGAAGGATTTATATTAGGCGCTCACAAAGCGTTTCTTCTGGCGCGTAGCCTGGATAAATTCAAAACATTTCTTGTATCCGATCTGGATGAAAAAACGGCGCGTGATCTGTTCTTTATACCCAGTCCCACGGCGCAGACAGCCGTGGATGAAGCAGTAGAGCAATGCCGCAACGCCGGCATCTTGAACCCTTCGGTCATAGTCGTACCGCAGGGTATAGGTATACTACCGAAAAAATATTAA
- a CDS encoding class II fructose-bisphosphate aldolase: protein MSLVTTQTMFRKAMEEGYGIGAFNVNCLEMALPLIQAAEQERAPLILQFGQRYLDFISPEVFMPYVAALARGVSVPIAIHLDHSHDLGQNIRCLRAGFTSLMFDGSSLPLDENARLAAEVAKMAHACGIPVEGEVGAVTIYNETTGYTPTALSDPDEVVKFIEASGVDSVAVSVGNMHKMPVKEARIDIPLIREIRRRASIPLVMHGSTGISDEDLVKAIKAGITKVNIATEFNRAFLSGIKQSLSERPKNDFPMEYITEGMLAVKRLAVDKLRLTGSSGKA, encoded by the coding sequence ATGTCGCTGGTTACAACTCAAACTATGTTTCGAAAGGCCATGGAAGAAGGTTATGGTATAGGGGCATTCAACGTTAATTGCCTGGAGATGGCATTGCCGCTCATACAGGCTGCCGAGCAGGAACGCGCGCCGCTTATACTGCAATTCGGGCAGCGCTATCTGGACTTCATATCCCCAGAAGTATTTATGCCATACGTAGCAGCCTTGGCAAGGGGGGTTTCTGTGCCTATTGCCATACACCTTGATCACAGCCATGATTTGGGGCAGAATATACGTTGCCTGAGGGCGGGTTTCACATCGTTGATGTTCGACGGCTCATCGCTGCCGCTGGATGAAAACGCGCGTTTGGCGGCCGAGGTAGCGAAGATGGCCCATGCGTGCGGCATACCGGTCGAGGGTGAGGTGGGTGCTGTCACGATTTATAATGAAACGACGGGTTATACGCCGACGGCGTTGTCCGATCCGGATGAAGTGGTTAAATTCATCGAAGCCTCAGGCGTCGATTCCGTCGCCGTATCCGTCGGGAATATGCATAAGATGCCAGTCAAGGAAGCGCGTATAGACATACCGCTCATACGGGAAATCAGACGGCGCGCATCCATACCGCTTGTGATGCACGGCTCCACCGGCATAAGCGACGAGGATCTGGTGAAGGCTATAAAGGCCGGAATAACCAAGGTGAATATCGCCACCGAGTTTAACAGGGCATTCTTATCCGGTATAAAGCAAAGCCTGTCCGAAAGACCGAAAAATGATTTCCCAATGGAGTACATCACGGAAGGCATGCTTGCCGTAAAACGTTTGGCCGTAGACAAGCTGCGGCTGACGGGCAGCAGCGGCAAGGCATAG
- a CDS encoding Gfo/Idh/MocA family protein yields MGNAYKIAVIGAGDRGRAYSNAWSKMDNVELVAVCDILQERADNFMQEFGYKAKYLHYREAIDKADADIVTVCTPAYLHPEISIYAMRRGKHVISEKPMALSLAVAGDMIKTAQDNNVQLAMGFQYHNIGGFRKIKHAIDDGLLGRPIMARFADIRSIRPKPAMHDAQYGNGGPMVDMLCHFTDLMRWYFQSDPVSVAAKDFTFSQDRPEIAHIEHKAPDTAAIIIQFESSDVGAVTLCWGLPPTVNGSLQCEMVGPKGLLETIEPFGNGEVRCKLDGNRVEDIPLLDPETEEIIDPQITLLKKLLKAIEGDGSPQRVGSDGYIALATSLAAIKSAAEGRSVTLREIYEEQPDVMASMGLS; encoded by the coding sequence ATGGGTAATGCCTATAAAATAGCAGTTATAGGGGCGGGAGATCGCGGCCGCGCATACAGTAATGCATGGTCTAAGATGGATAATGTCGAACTGGTGGCCGTATGCGATATTTTGCAGGAACGCGCCGACAACTTCATGCAAGAATTCGGATATAAAGCGAAGTACCTCCACTATAGAGAGGCCATCGATAAAGCCGATGCCGATATAGTGACGGTGTGCACTCCGGCATATCTTCATCCCGAGATCAGCATATACGCTATGCGGCGCGGCAAGCATGTAATAAGCGAAAAACCGATGGCGCTTTCCCTGGCGGTAGCGGGGGATATGATCAAAACCGCACAGGACAATAACGTCCAATTGGCCATGGGATTTCAATATCATAACATAGGGGGGTTTCGCAAGATTAAGCATGCCATAGACGACGGTCTGCTAGGCCGGCCGATCATGGCACGTTTCGCCGATATCCGCTCCATAAGGCCCAAACCGGCCATGCATGACGCGCAATACGGCAACGGCGGCCCCATGGTGGATATGTTATGTCACTTCACAGACCTAATGCGATGGTATTTCCAATCCGATCCGGTAAGCGTGGCTGCAAAGGACTTTACTTTTTCTCAGGACAGGCCCGAGATAGCCCATATAGAGCATAAAGCGCCTGATACCGCCGCCATAATCATACAATTCGAGTCGTCGGATGTAGGGGCCGTTACGTTGTGTTGGGGTCTACCGCCCACTGTGAACGGCAGCCTGCAATGCGAGATGGTGGGACCGAAAGGATTGCTTGAAACGATTGAGCCATTCGGAAATGGTGAGGTACGATGCAAGTTGGACGGAAACCGGGTAGAAGATATACCCCTTCTCGATCCAGAAACTGAGGAAATCATAGATCCTCAGATAACCTTATTAAAAAAACTTCTTAAAGCCATAGAAGGTGATGGTTCACCTCAACGCGTGGGCAGCGACGGTTATATAGCACTTGCCACGTCACTGGCCGCAATAAAGTCGGCTGCCGAGGGACGATCGGTTACGTTGCGGGAAATATACGAGGAACAACCCGATGTCATGGCTAGTATGGGTTTATCCTAA
- a CDS encoding YeiH family protein: protein MSNSTNIKTNTHDGASKYIGMLPGILIVILIAIPSRFINSLYPPLSDVIVAIILGMVIGNAFKLPRMLIPGIRFSAKTVLKLGIILLGVSLNFFDVLKVGAASIWIIVACITLALLLTLYLGKRFHIPAKLAALIGVGTSICGTTAIVATAPAIDADEQDISFAVATITVFGILAIFIYPIVGDLLDLSQKTFGMWAGTAINETSQVVAAGFLYGEQAGEMATVVKLTRTIFLAPVMLIMAFSFRKSKGETASRNVNIVAAFPWFILGFLAMALLNTWGVFSTEWTGMIKTVSKFLIVMAMAGVGLNTDFKGIRAMGFKAFYLGLGAAIIMAATSLALIKLGGL from the coding sequence ATGAGTAACAGTACAAATATTAAAACAAACACGCATGACGGTGCATCGAAATACATCGGCATGCTGCCGGGGATACTGATCGTTATATTAATCGCTATTCCCTCCAGATTTATAAATTCACTTTATCCGCCGCTGAGCGATGTCATAGTGGCTATAATATTGGGTATGGTTATAGGGAACGCTTTTAAGCTGCCGCGGATGCTTATTCCAGGCATACGCTTTTCGGCCAAAACCGTATTGAAGCTCGGCATCATTCTTTTAGGTGTCAGCCTAAACTTTTTCGATGTACTTAAGGTGGGCGCGGCCTCGATATGGATCATAGTAGCATGTATCACACTGGCATTGCTGTTAACGCTGTATTTGGGCAAGCGGTTCCATATACCGGCGAAACTGGCGGCGCTAATAGGCGTCGGTACATCGATATGCGGTACTACCGCCATAGTAGCTACGGCCCCTGCTATTGATGCCGACGAGCAGGATATCAGTTTTGCAGTGGCCACCATAACCGTGTTCGGCATACTGGCTATATTTATATATCCTATTGTGGGCGATTTGTTGGATCTTTCTCAGAAAACATTCGGAATGTGGGCCGGTACTGCTATAAATGAGACTTCGCAAGTAGTGGCTGCTGGATTTCTATACGGAGAGCAAGCGGGAGAGATGGCCACTGTGGTTAAGCTGACCCGTACCATATTTTTAGCGCCTGTAATGCTCATCATGGCTTTTTCCTTCAGAAAATCAAAAGGAGAAACCGCTTCCAGAAACGTCAACATAGTGGCTGCGTTCCCATGGTTCATATTGGGTTTCTTGGCCATGGCATTGCTCAACACATGGGGCGTTTTTTCGACCGAATGGACGGGGATGATAAAGACTGTATCAAAATTCCTCATCGTGATGGCTATGGCCGGTGTCGGTTTGAATACGGACTTTAAGGGAATCAGGGCAATGGGGTTTAAGGCATTTTACCTAGGATTAGGAGCTGCCATAATCATGGCGGCGACCAGCTTGGCATTAATAAAGCTAGGTGGATTGTAA
- a CDS encoding alpha-glucosidase/alpha-galactosidase gives MSKITFLGAGSTVFAKNVLGDCMLVPSLQDSEFALFDIDEERLSDSYKILCNLKERYNSGVSIKAYADRKEALKDANYVINAIYVGAKEKIYMNDFVIPNRYGLRQTIGDTSGIGGLFRGLRTIKVMQEFARDIEEVCPDACLLNYTNPMSIVTGYVQRATSVKTVGLCHSVQACVPGLLKTLGMEDELEGIKWKIAGINHMAWLLEVADKHGEDLYPEIRHRADIKQQMGKHNDMVRFEIMRRFGYYVTESSIHNAEYNPYFIKNRYPELIEKFNISLDQHPKNYADRLAKWAQMRDELTSNKNVEHEPSNEYASQIINAMETNEVCEIAGNVSNNGGLIENLPNKACVEVPCLVDGSGVNPCYVGELPEQLAALNRNSINMHLMTIEAVMSKDKEKVYQAAMLDPHTGAELSMDDIISLCDEMMEANQGWLPEFKLFS, from the coding sequence GTGTCTAAGATCACATTCCTAGGAGCAGGAAGTACGGTTTTTGCAAAAAATGTATTGGGGGACTGCATGCTCGTTCCATCGTTGCAGGATTCGGAGTTCGCCTTGTTTGACATTGATGAAGAAAGGCTGAGCGACTCATACAAAATTTTGTGCAACTTGAAAGAAAGGTACAACAGCGGCGTCAGCATAAAAGCCTACGCCGACCGTAAAGAGGCGCTCAAGGATGCGAATTATGTCATCAATGCCATATATGTCGGTGCAAAAGAAAAAATATATATGAACGATTTCGTTATTCCGAACAGGTACGGTTTAAGGCAGACTATCGGCGATACGTCCGGCATAGGTGGGTTATTCCGTGGCCTTCGTACTATTAAAGTTATGCAGGAATTTGCCCGGGACATTGAGGAAGTTTGCCCGGATGCGTGTTTGCTCAATTACACCAACCCGATGTCTATAGTGACCGGTTATGTGCAGCGCGCCACCAGCGTTAAAACCGTAGGGTTATGTCACAGCGTGCAGGCATGCGTGCCCGGACTTTTAAAAACCCTCGGTATGGAGGATGAATTGGAAGGCATCAAATGGAAAATCGCGGGTATAAACCATATGGCCTGGCTGCTAGAGGTGGCCGATAAGCACGGAGAGGATCTATATCCCGAGATAAGGCATCGCGCAGATATAAAGCAACAAATGGGCAAACATAATGATATGGTGCGCTTTGAAATAATGCGGCGTTTTGGTTATTACGTTACCGAATCATCCATACACAATGCCGAATACAATCCATATTTCATCAAAAACAGGTATCCTGAATTGATTGAGAAGTTCAACATATCGCTGGACCAGCATCCCAAGAATTACGCAGACAGGCTGGCAAAGTGGGCGCAGATGCGCGATGAGCTGACCAGCAATAAAAACGTCGAACATGAGCCTTCCAACGAGTATGCATCGCAGATAATTAACGCTATGGAAACCAATGAAGTGTGCGAGATTGCTGGCAATGTATCGAATAATGGAGGTCTTATCGAAAACCTTCCGAATAAAGCGTGTGTCGAGGTGCCTTGTCTTGTGGATGGGAGCGGCGTCAATCCATGTTATGTCGGAGAATTGCCGGAGCAATTGGCGGCGCTCAACCGCAACAGCATAAACATGCATTTAATGACCATTGAGGCGGTGATGTCGAAAGATAAGGAGAAGGTGTATCAGGCCGCTATGCTTGACCCGCATACCGGCGCCGAACTATCGATGGACGATATAATATCTCTATGCGATGAGATGATGGAAGCGAACCAAGGCTGGCTCCCCGAATTCAAGCTTTTTAGCTAA
- a CDS encoding ROK family protein produces the protein MAKGYNIELRKRNKYNRILNIIRNHENISRSEVKIISKYGMSTVLKGIDELLKQGLIVESGIGESQGGRRPIWLAVNPDGGYFVGIEFYSRRIFSVILNLTGEKIYDNKTDIEPDSNSAAILQSLKGVIKEMLDFLGSAASKVFGIGIGVPGQINKQAGISIEYGHIHGWSNIHIKDEIEKTFDIPAYIENNTKVMALAHKWLKPYGEAEDFLFLCIRSGIGMACMLNDQLYLGKNNNAGEIAHFALPNSNRRCYCGKIGCLDMEASNDAILSKIREGIKVGRFAQLSAMAEDPDAIDMDIFVQAVKMGYDDAMELLEETATYLGYALAAAINILNPGKIVIWGDISKTEDIFIEMLWESIRRYALSLNLQDLKIEYSQWGEDLGALGAATLIMQQEFGFFDAPI, from the coding sequence ATGGCGAAGGGTTATAACATAGAATTGCGAAAACGTAATAAATACAATCGCATACTTAATATTATCCGCAATCATGAAAATATATCGCGCTCAGAAGTAAAAATCATCAGCAAATATGGAATGAGTACCGTATTAAAGGGTATAGATGAATTATTGAAACAAGGGCTTATTGTAGAGTCTGGTATAGGTGAGTCCCAAGGGGGACGAAGACCCATTTGGTTAGCTGTAAATCCCGACGGCGGCTATTTCGTCGGCATAGAGTTTTATTCCAGGCGTATATTCAGCGTTATATTAAATTTAACCGGCGAAAAAATATACGACAATAAAACGGATATAGAGCCCGATAGTAACTCGGCGGCCATATTGCAATCCCTTAAAGGTGTTATAAAAGAAATGCTAGACTTTTTAGGCAGTGCTGCAAGCAAGGTATTCGGCATAGGCATAGGTGTTCCGGGGCAAATAAACAAACAGGCGGGGATTTCCATCGAATATGGCCATATTCATGGATGGTCCAATATACATATAAAAGATGAAATAGAAAAAACATTCGATATACCCGCATATATAGAGAATAACACCAAGGTTATGGCTTTGGCTCATAAATGGCTGAAACCGTACGGTGAGGCCGAGGACTTTTTATTTCTTTGCATTCGTTCAGGCATAGGTATGGCGTGTATGCTAAATGATCAGCTTTATCTTGGCAAGAACAATAATGCCGGTGAAATTGCTCATTTTGCTTTGCCCAACAGCAATCGGCGGTGCTATTGCGGCAAAATAGGTTGCTTGGATATGGAGGCGTCCAACGATGCGATCTTGTCCAAAATAAGAGAAGGTATAAAAGTAGGCCGTTTTGCACAGCTCAGCGCCATGGCGGAAGATCCGGACGCCATCGATATGGATATATTTGTACAGGCTGTGAAAATGGGATACGATGATGCTATGGAATTATTGGAGGAAACCGCAACATATCTGGGATATGCCTTGGCGGCTGCTATAAATATATTAAACCCCGGTAAGATAGTTATATGGGGAGATATCTCGAAGACGGAGGACATATTTATTGAAATGTTGTGGGAATCCATACGAAGGTATGCTCTATCCTTGAATCTTCAGGACTTGAAAATAGAATATTCCCAATGGGGCGAGGATTTGGGAGCGTTGGGAGCCGCTACATTGATTATGCAACAGGAATTCGGTTTTTTTGACGCACCGATATAA
- a CDS encoding ABC transporter ATP-binding protein: MIEITGVSKVYNRSGIKAVDGLNLTVQSGEIFGFIGPNGAGKTTTIKMMVGLLEPTAGSIKIDGYDIRSNAIEAKRRIAYVPDNPDVYEKLRGIEYLNFIADVYDVPIEHRQQRISYLLDTFEMSDAVGDLIQSYSHGMRQKIVLIGALLHDPSVWILDEPMVGLDPHSSFQLKEMMRRHCDEGHTVFFSTHVLEVAERLCDRIGIINKGRLVACGTLDELRHGQMDESLEQLFLQLTEEGAVQ, encoded by the coding sequence TTGATTGAAATAACAGGGGTTTCAAAGGTCTATAACAGGAGCGGAATAAAGGCCGTGGATGGTTTGAATCTCACTGTGCAATCCGGAGAGATATTTGGTTTCATTGGTCCGAATGGAGCTGGCAAGACTACTACCATAAAGATGATGGTGGGCTTATTGGAACCTACTGCTGGTTCTATAAAGATAGACGGATATGATATACGTTCGAATGCCATAGAAGCAAAGCGCCGTATCGCTTATGTACCTGATAATCCCGACGTATACGAAAAGTTGCGCGGTATAGAATACCTAAACTTCATAGCCGATGTATATGACGTTCCGATAGAGCACCGCCAACAGCGTATAAGTTATCTATTGGACACATTTGAAATGAGCGATGCCGTAGGTGACCTCATACAGAGCTATTCCCATGGCATGAGACAGAAAATCGTACTAATAGGGGCCTTACTGCATGATCCGTCGGTATGGATACTAGATGAGCCTATGGTGGGATTGGATCCGCACTCGTCATTCCAACTGAAGGAGATGATGAGGCGACATTGCGACGAGGGCCACACGGTCTTTTTTTCAACGCACGTACTGGAGGTAGCCGAAAGATTGTGCGACCGCATAGGTATTATAAATAAAGGGCGCCTGGTAGCATGTGGTACGTTGGATGAGTTGCGCCATGGCCAGATGGATGAATCTCTGGAGCAATTATTCTTGCAGCTCACGGAAGAAGGCGCAGTGCAGTGA
- a CDS encoding putative ABC transporter permease subunit yields the protein MNRSFISLVKTLINVQYGISAFKDKYTKEKDKLWQPILVGLLMLLGFGILFSFYTTILMGIMQAGLTIGQTELVLVISVIIVQIVELITGIFTVMSAFYFAQDLSILIPIPFKPWQIVGAKFIGVMLSEYVLTIPLILPAVIIYATYINIGVMYWISSVIIMLTAPLLPLAIASLIVMVLMRFISATKGKEFFTALGTVFGVIISIGMQVIINRTNNMGTDSMEDMLNGSMDLVRTLSSAFPPASWAVNAMISEGMLAVGYMALFLGISSLVLAGVLALSETVFYKSVLASSEVSGRRQRLDRHQLSRAFGKKRSHTMALFMKEWKLFWRTPLFVTNGLMPFLIIPAAFLIPFMTSQDMSGITTLLDVPRGSLVFNLAIVGILLFVAASNPLTYTTFSREGRTFWMSLALPVDIKEQVNAKLLNCVAIIGVFLVFIICALSFIFHRSMVDAAIMILIAAPGIFAMACVSMTLDARMPRLDWNTPQELFKNNSAAGFTFILMFVPLFALVIAAILLVISGLSDTFVYIILAAIMIGMAVFAYNLLTDAARRLYKA from the coding sequence GTGAACAGGTCTTTTATATCGCTGGTTAAAACCCTCATTAATGTGCAGTACGGTATATCGGCTTTCAAAGACAAATACACAAAAGAGAAGGACAAACTATGGCAGCCTATACTGGTTGGTTTACTGATGCTCTTGGGCTTTGGGATACTGTTCAGCTTCTATACAACCATACTCATGGGCATTATGCAAGCGGGGCTGACCATAGGTCAAACAGAACTTGTGTTGGTTATATCCGTTATAATTGTCCAGATTGTAGAGTTGATTACAGGCATTTTTACAGTTATGAGCGCTTTTTATTTTGCACAGGACTTATCTATATTAATACCCATACCATTTAAACCATGGCAAATAGTAGGAGCCAAGTTCATAGGCGTTATGCTTAGCGAATATGTCCTTACCATCCCGCTTATACTGCCCGCCGTAATAATTTATGCCACTTATATAAATATAGGAGTAATGTATTGGATATCATCCGTAATAATAATGCTCACGGCGCCACTTTTACCACTGGCCATAGCATCTCTGATAGTGATGGTATTGATGAGATTCATAAGTGCCACTAAGGGCAAGGAGTTTTTTACTGCACTAGGAACGGTCTTCGGTGTGATTATCAGCATAGGTATGCAAGTAATTATTAATAGAACAAACAATATGGGAACTGATAGCATGGAGGATATGCTAAACGGCAGCATGGATCTTGTACGCACTTTAAGCTCGGCATTCCCACCGGCGTCATGGGCTGTAAATGCGATGATCTCGGAAGGCATGCTTGCAGTCGGCTACATGGCACTATTCTTAGGAATATCGTCGTTGGTGCTAGCAGGCGTACTGGCTCTGTCTGAGACCGTATTCTACAAGTCGGTACTAGCGAGCTCGGAAGTGTCAGGTCGACGACAACGGTTAGATCGGCACCAATTGAGCAGAGCTTTTGGCAAAAAGAGGAGTCATACTATGGCTCTCTTTATGAAAGAGTGGAAATTATTCTGGCGCACGCCGTTATTTGTAACCAACGGCCTTATGCCTTTCCTTATCATACCCGCAGCCTTTCTCATCCCTTTTATGACATCTCAGGATATGAGCGGGATAACGACTTTACTCGATGTGCCGAGAGGATCGCTTGTATTCAATCTCGCAATTGTAGGTATATTGCTGTTTGTCGCCGCTAGTAATCCTTTAACTTATACAACCTTTAGCAGGGAAGGTCGCACTTTTTGGATGTCGCTTGCACTGCCCGTGGATATAAAAGAACAGGTAAATGCAAAGCTTCTGAATTGTGTGGCTATAATAGGTGTTTTTTTAGTGTTTATCATATGTGCTCTATCGTTTATATTTCACAGGAGCATGGTCGATGCTGCGATAATGATACTTATAGCGGCACCCGGTATATTCGCGATGGCATGTGTCTCTATGACACTGGACGCTCGAATGCCGAGGTTGGATTGGAATACGCCGCAGGAGCTGTTTAAAAACAATTCAGCCGCCGGTTTTACGTTTATACTTATGTTCGTCCCGTTGTTCGCACTGGTTATAGCGGCTATACTGTTGGTCATAAGCGGGCTAAGCGATACATTCGTGTATATAATATTGGCTGCTATTATGATAGGCATGGCGGTATTTGCATATAATCTTTTGACGGATGCAGCACGCCGGCTTTATAAAGCATAA